A genome region from Arachis duranensis cultivar V14167 chromosome 8, aradu.V14167.gnm2.J7QH, whole genome shotgun sequence includes the following:
- the LOC107460182 gene encoding transcription factor E2FC isoform X1, whose amino-acid sequence MSTLGKDKKSQLKHRFHPHSHSLSQSFSHSILPNPPQLTQTCAINSFNFNNHNHNHTSNHRQLPPTFYNQTQPPIRAENQTTKSKLSRYTKHATHEPNATEAPHLAAVNNCRYDSSLGLLTKKFVYLIEAADYGTLDLNKTAETLEVQKRRIYDITNVLEGIGLIEKTSKNHIRWKGCNGHGPQELNYQLKRLKTEVESLYAEESALDDCIRQKQELIKNLEENENSQRYLFLTNEDILNLPCFQNQELIAIKAPKVSVVEVPDPEELGFWHYKMTVRSATGPIYIYLLSKKGLKCKGDTIEQVKLIDPSWNGNHCKMRDMILSEREADLKNPCEVLTSPGSEAFGIHEITPMEFKMDDDYWFESDAGVTLTDLWVNNNF is encoded by the exons ATGTCAACTTTGGGGAAGGATAAAAAATCCCAATTAAAGCATCGATTCCATCCACATTCTCATTCTCTTTCTCAATCCTTTTCCCATTCCATACTCCCTAACCCACCC CAGTTGACTCAAACATGTGCAATCAATAGTTTCAacttcaataatcataatcacaatcACACAAGTAATCATCGTCAACTACCTCCTACTTTCTACAATCAAACTCAGCCTCCCATTAGGGCAGAGAATCAAACCACCAAGTCAAAACTTTCCAGATATACAAAACATGCCACTCACGAACCTAATGCTACTG AAGCTCCTCATTTGGCTGCAGTTAACAACTGTCGTTATGACAGTTCCTTAG GGTTGTTAACCAAGAAATTTGTCTACTTGATTGAAGCGGCTGACTATGGTACCTTGGATTTAAATAAAACTGCTGAGACCTTGGAG GTTCAAAAACGAAGAATTTATGATATTACAAATGTTCTCGAAGGAATAGGATTGATAGAGAAGACTTCAAAGAATCATATACGGTGGAA GGGATGTAATGGACATGGACCCCAAGAACTGAATTATCAACTCAAAAGACTTAAG ACTGAAGTTGAAAGTCTGTATGCTGAAGAATCTGCACTTGATGATTGTATAAG GCAAAAGCAAGAGCTAATAAAAAACCTGGAGGAAAATGAAAATTCTCAAAG GTACCTTTTCTTGACAAATGAAGATATTCTTAACCTTCCATGCTTCCAG AACCAAGAGCTTATTGCAATCAAGGCTCCGAAAGTTAGTGTTGTCGAGGTTCCCGATCCTGAG GAGTTAGGTTTCTGGCATTACAAAATGACTGTTAGAAGTGCAACTGgaccaatatatatatacctaTTGAG CAAGAAAGGCCTTAAGTGTAAGGGTGATACTATCGAGCAGGTGAAGCTAATAGATCCATCATGGAATGGTAATCACTGCAAAATGAGGGACATGATATTATCAGAAAGGGAGGCTGATCTAAAAAATCCTTGTGAGGTTTTAACATCCCCAGGCTCAGAGGCATTTGGAATCCACGAAATTACTCCTATGGAATTTAAA ATGGATGATGACTATTGGTTTGAATCAGATGCTGGAGTGACCCTAACAGATTTGTGGGTTAACAATAACTTCTAA
- the LOC107460182 gene encoding transcription factor E2FC isoform X2 — MSTLGKDKKSQLKHRFHPHSHSLSQSFSHSILPNPPLTQTCAINSFNFNNHNHNHTSNHRQLPPTFYNQTQPPIRAENQTTKSKLSRYTKHATHEPNATEAPHLAAVNNCRYDSSLGLLTKKFVYLIEAADYGTLDLNKTAETLEVQKRRIYDITNVLEGIGLIEKTSKNHIRWKGCNGHGPQELNYQLKRLKTEVESLYAEESALDDCIRQKQELIKNLEENENSQRYLFLTNEDILNLPCFQNQELIAIKAPKVSVVEVPDPEELGFWHYKMTVRSATGPIYIYLLSKKGLKCKGDTIEQVKLIDPSWNGNHCKMRDMILSEREADLKNPCEVLTSPGSEAFGIHEITPMEFKMDDDYWFESDAGVTLTDLWVNNNF; from the exons ATGTCAACTTTGGGGAAGGATAAAAAATCCCAATTAAAGCATCGATTCCATCCACATTCTCATTCTCTTTCTCAATCCTTTTCCCATTCCATACTCCCTAACCCACCC TTGACTCAAACATGTGCAATCAATAGTTTCAacttcaataatcataatcacaatcACACAAGTAATCATCGTCAACTACCTCCTACTTTCTACAATCAAACTCAGCCTCCCATTAGGGCAGAGAATCAAACCACCAAGTCAAAACTTTCCAGATATACAAAACATGCCACTCACGAACCTAATGCTACTG AAGCTCCTCATTTGGCTGCAGTTAACAACTGTCGTTATGACAGTTCCTTAG GGTTGTTAACCAAGAAATTTGTCTACTTGATTGAAGCGGCTGACTATGGTACCTTGGATTTAAATAAAACTGCTGAGACCTTGGAG GTTCAAAAACGAAGAATTTATGATATTACAAATGTTCTCGAAGGAATAGGATTGATAGAGAAGACTTCAAAGAATCATATACGGTGGAA GGGATGTAATGGACATGGACCCCAAGAACTGAATTATCAACTCAAAAGACTTAAG ACTGAAGTTGAAAGTCTGTATGCTGAAGAATCTGCACTTGATGATTGTATAAG GCAAAAGCAAGAGCTAATAAAAAACCTGGAGGAAAATGAAAATTCTCAAAG GTACCTTTTCTTGACAAATGAAGATATTCTTAACCTTCCATGCTTCCAG AACCAAGAGCTTATTGCAATCAAGGCTCCGAAAGTTAGTGTTGTCGAGGTTCCCGATCCTGAG GAGTTAGGTTTCTGGCATTACAAAATGACTGTTAGAAGTGCAACTGgaccaatatatatatacctaTTGAG CAAGAAAGGCCTTAAGTGTAAGGGTGATACTATCGAGCAGGTGAAGCTAATAGATCCATCATGGAATGGTAATCACTGCAAAATGAGGGACATGATATTATCAGAAAGGGAGGCTGATCTAAAAAATCCTTGTGAGGTTTTAACATCCCCAGGCTCAGAGGCATTTGGAATCCACGAAATTACTCCTATGGAATTTAAA ATGGATGATGACTATTGGTTTGAATCAGATGCTGGAGTGACCCTAACAGATTTGTGGGTTAACAATAACTTCTAA
- the LOC107460175 gene encoding probable diphthine methyl ester synthase, translating into MLFIIGLGLGDERDITLRGLEAVKSCEKVYMESYTSLLSFGLDSHGLSNLEKLYGKTITLADREMVEEKAHHILEEARHSHVAFLVVGDPFGATTHTDLVVRAKKMGIHVQSVHNASVMNAIGICGLQLYRYGETVSIPFFTDSWRPDSFYEKIHSNRTMGLHTLCLLDIRVKEPTLESLARGRKTYEPPRYMTINTAIEQLLEVVQERQQPAYTEDTQCVGFARLGSDDQMIIAGTMKQLQMVDFGAPLHCLVITGNTHPLEEEMLEFYRCRT; encoded by the exons atgctGTTCATAATTGGATTAGGATTGGGAGATGAGAGAGACATAACGTTGAGGGGGTTGGAAGCAGTGAAGAGCTGCGAAAAGGTTTACATGGAATCCTACACTTCCCTCCTCTCATTTGGGCTCGACTCTCATGGCCTCTCCAACCTGGAAAAGCTGTATGGGAAAACTATAACTCTAGCAGACAGAGAGATGGTGGAAGAGAAAGCCCATCACATTCTTGAAGAAGCTCGCCACTCCCATGTCGCCTTCCTCGTTGTTGGGGACCCTTTTGGGGCCACAACCCACACTGACCTTGTTGTTAGAGCTAAGAAGATGGGGATTCATGTCCAGAGTGTGCACAATGCCTCTGTCATGAATGCTATTGGCATCTGCGGTCTCCAACTGTATCGCTATGGCGAAACTGTTTCCATTCCGTTCTTCACTGACTCTTGGAGGCCCGATAGCTTCTATGAAAAGATTCACAGTAATCGAACCATGGGACTCCACACACTTTGCTTGTTAG ATATTCGTGTGAAGGAGCCCACCCTCGAATCTCTGGCAAG aggaAGAAAAACCTATGAACCCCCCAGATATATGACCATAAACACAGCCATTGAGCAGCTCTTGGAGGTTGTGCAAGAGCGCCAACAACCTG CCTACACTGAAGATACCCAGTGTGTTGGGTTTGCTCGGCTAGGAAGTGACGATCAGATGATTATAGCTGGAACAATGAAGCAGCTGCAGATGGTTGATTTTGGAGCCCCTTTACACTGCCTTGTCATAACAGGCAATACCCATCCATTAGAGGAAGAAATGCTCGAGTTTTACAGATGTAGGACCTAG
- the LOC107460163 gene encoding LOW QUALITY PROTEIN: endoglucanase 10-like (The sequence of the model RefSeq protein was modified relative to this genomic sequence to represent the inferred CDS: inserted 1 base in 1 codon), translating into MGEKSKSGGCCGWFIAFLILALVVGAIVYTVKKKIGHSHSDKPLPVPGPPGAIDQKYSSALKTSMQFFDIQKSGKLTDNKISWRGDSALKDGSQANLDLSKGMYDAGDHMKFGFPMAFTATVLSWAILEYGDQMDAVGQLEPAKDSLKWITDYLINAHPSPNVLYIQVGNPVSDHKCWDRPESMTEPRPLTQINASSPGSDVAAETAAAMASASLVFKKSDSTYSSTLLKHAKELFTFADKNRGIYSETIPDVATYYNSTGYGDELLWAASWLYHATDDDSYLKYVTGQNGEDYAQWGSPTWFSWDNKLAGTQVLLSRLSFFKAKDISSSYGSGLQNYRKSAEAVMCGLLPDSPTATQSRTDKGLIWVSEWNALQHPVASAFLAAIYSDYMLTSQTAKLKCDSSSYSPLDLRDFAKSQADYVLGKNPMHMSFLVGYGDKYPQFVHHRXFLNETFIDSRNNSMQTEPSTYNSAVIVGLLSSLVTTSSIAQSLK; encoded by the exons ATGGGAGAGAAATCGAAGTCAGGAGGGTGCTGTGGCTGGTTTATAGCCTTTTTGATTCTCGCTCTGGTGGTCGGTGCTATCGTTTACACCGTTAAGAAGAAGATCGGTCACTCCCATTCCGATAAGCCACTTCCGGTACCTGGTCCTCCCGGCGCCATCGACCAGAAATATTCCTCTGCACTCAAGACTTCCATGCAATTCTTTGATATACAAAAAT CTGGAAAGTTAACTGACAACAAAATATCTTGGAGAGGGGATTCGGCTCTAAAGGATGGAAGCCAAGCAAATTTGGATCTGTCAAAAGGAATGTATGATGCTGGGGATCACATGAAGTTTGGGTTTCCAATGGCTTTTACTGCTACTGTGTTATCTTGGGCTATTCTGGAATATGGAGATCAAATGGATGCTGTTGGCCAGTTGGAACCGGCCAAAGATTCCCTCAAGTGGATCACTGATTACCTTATCAATGCTCATCCTTCTCCCAATGTTCTTTATATTCAG GTGGGAAATCCTGTTTCAGATCACAAATGTTGGGATAGGCCTGAATCCATGACTGAACCACGGCCTCTCACACAGATTAATGCATCTAGCCCTGGATCAGATGTTGCAGCTGAAACTGCAGCAGCAATGGCCTCGGCATCTTTGGTCTTCAAAAAGAGTGATTCTACATATTCAAGCACTCTCCTCAAGCATGCAAAGGAATTGTTTACTTTTGCAGATAAAAATAGAGGAATATATAGCGAGACTATACCTGATGTTGCAACATACTATAACTCAACTGGATACGGTGATGAACTTTTATGGGCAGCTAGCTGGCTCTATCATGCTACGGATGATGATTCTTACCTTAAGTATGTGACTGGTCAAAATGGAGAAGATTATGCACAATGGGGAAGTCCAACCTGGTTCAGTTGGGACAACAAGCTTGCTGGAACTCAG GTTTTGTTATCCAGATTAAGCTTCTTTAAGGCAAAGGACATTTCAAGCTCATACGGCTCTGGCCTACAAAATTACAGGAAATCAGCTGAGGCTGTAATGTGTGGCCTTCTTCCAGATTCTCCAACAGCCACACAAAGCAGAACAGATA AGGGCCTCATATGGGTCAGTGAGTGGAACGCTCTGCAGCATCCTGTTGCTTCTGCATTCTTGGCTGCTATTTACAGTGACTACATGCTTACATCACAGACCGCAAAACTAAAATGTGATTCCAGTTCCTATAGCCCATTAGATCTTCGAGACTTTGCCAAATCTCAG GCTGACTACGTACTGGGGAAGAACCCTATGCATATGAGTTTTCTAGTGGGATATGGAGATAAATACCCGCAATTTGTACATCACA CATTCTTGAATGAGACTTTTATTGATTCCAGGAACAATTCTATGCAAACAGAACCAAGCACATATAACAGTGCTGTAATAGTTGGCCTGTTATCGAGTTTAGTCACCACATCTTCTATCGCTCAATCTCTTAAATAA
- the LOC107460180 gene encoding L10-interacting MYB domain-containing protein: MDVEVGNQPKQERSRTRWTASLDKIFADLVVEQIQLGNRPNNVFDKKTWNHIRDEFNKQTDLNFNNNQLRKHLDVLRTRFYNLRSAYDQNNDYVIDDSCCIGFELWDDIGEQPRPETVKVKDCPIYEQLCTIFTDSAADGKYAQSSHYQEFNKSVGIDAASSISCPEAGVSHYRNPSSMKSLQGNTSTAEKVTKNSLDRKKKRPSQTLIPSLDQDSCDVIAEALLEMVAASRLRTIVPTENDDKFSITNCIRALDEIQGIDQLLYFSALDLFEDPNLRETFISLKCDKIRLTWLQGKCGKSAFR; this comes from the exons ATGGACGTTGAAGTCGGTAATCAACCCAAGCAAGAGCGTTCAAGGACGAGATGGACTGCATCTCTTGACAAGATATTTGCAGATTTGGTTGTCGAGCAGATTCAACTCGGGAATAGACCAAACAATGTTTTTGACAAGAAAACATGGAATCACATTCGTGATGAATTTAATAAGCAAACAGATCTCAACTTCAATAATAATCAGTTGAGGAAGCATCTAGATGTTCTTCGGACACGCTTCTACAATTTGAGATCTGCATATGATCAAAATAATGACTACGTGATAGATGATTCCTGTTGCATTGGCTTTGAACTATGGGATGACATTGGG GAACAACCTAGGCCTGAAACAGTTAAAGTGAAAGATTGTCCAATATACGAGCAACTCTGCACAATATTCACAGATTCAGCTGCAGATGGGAAATATGCCCAATCTAGTCACTACCAAGAGTTCAACAAGTCTGTTGGGATCGATGCTGCCAGCTCAATTTCATGTCCGGAAGCTGGGGTTTCACATTATCGGAACCCATCATCAATGAAGTCCTTACAAGGTAACACCTCAACTGCAGAGAAAGTAACAAAGAATTCGTTAGATAGGAAGAAGAAACGTCCATCTCAGACGCTAATTCCTAGTCTGGATCAAGATAGCTGCGATGTTATAGCAGAAGCCTTGCTAGAGATGGTTGCTGCTTCAAGGTTAAGGACAATTGTTCCAACTGAAAATGATGATAAATTCTCCATAACTAACTGTATTAGGGCTCTGGATGAGATACAAGGCATTGATCAACTTCTCTACTTTTCTGCATTGGACCTTTTTGAAGACCCTAATTTAAGGGAGACCTTCATTTCTTTAAAATGTGATAAGATACGTCTGACATGGTTACAAGGGAAGTGTGGTAAGAGTGCCTTCCGTTAG